AATCACCTGATCGGGCAGAAAATCAGCATCACCTCGCGCAAGGCGCAAACTACACGTCACCGGATCAACGGGATTTACACCGATGATCATTCGCAATTCGTGTTTGTCGATACGCCGGGCTTTCAGCTCAAGCATCTCAATGCGCTCAATCGCGGAATGAATCGTGTGGTGACCAGCAGTCTGCGTGATGTTCAGGTCGTAATGTATGTGCTGGAAGCGTTGCGTTACGATGAGCGCGATCAGGAGGTCTTGAAACTGTTGCCGGATAATCGTCCTGTGTTGCTGGTGATCAACAAGATCGACGAAGTAGCGGACAAGGGCCAGCTGTTTGATTTTGCCGAGCGCATCGCAAAAGATTTCAAATTCGCTGATATCGTGCCCGTTAGCGCGAAGTTTGGCAAAAAGATCGAAGAATTACGCGATACCTTGCGCAGCTTCCTGCCTGAAGGCGGGCTCATCTACGATGCGGATGATGTCACCGACCGCAGTGAACGATTTTTGGCCTCAGAAATTCTGCGCGAAAAAGTATTTCGCTTCACGGGTGAAGAGTTGCCCTACTCTGTGAGCGTTGTGATCGAAAAGTTTGAGATGGATAAGAAATTGCGCCGCATCAGCGCCGCCATTTTAGTGGACAAGGAAGCGCACAAGGCGATGCTGCTGGGCAAGAAAGGCGAGAAAATCAAAGAAATCGCAACTCAGGCGCGCCTTGATATGGAAAAACTGTTCGATGGCAAGGTATTCCTCGAAGTGTTCATCAAAGTGCGCAGCGGGTGGGCCGATGACTCGCGCATCCTGCAAACGCTGGGATATGAATAACTTCAATTATTAATTGATAATTTTCAATTGTTAATTGTTTGATATGACGACCCGGCAAAACAGGCATCAGGATGAGTTGGCGTTTGTTTTGCACTGTCACCCGTTCCGGGAAACCAGCCTGCTGCTCGATGTGTATAGCCGCGAATACGGCAGGATGGCGATTGTCGCGCGCGGCGCCAGACGTCCAAGGTCTGCATTGCGTGGCGTGCTGATGAGTTTTCAGCCGCTGCGGTTGTCCTGGTTCGGTAAGGGTGAGGTGCGCACGCTGCACAGCGCGGAGTGGCAGGGAGGTCAGCCGTATTTACAAGGCACGGCGTTGATGTGCGGATTTTATCTGAACGAATTGCTGATTAACCTGCTCGCGCGCGACGATGCACATGAGCAGTTATTTGACTACTACCGTGCGACGCTGTATCGATTGGCACACGAGACGGATCATGCGGCAACGTTGCGCTGTTTTGAAAAGCATTTGCTGCAGGAATTGGGTTACGCGCTGAATCTTGAAACTGAGGCCGCGAGTGGTAGTCCGGTGCAGGTGGGCTGTAATTATCGCTATTTTGTTGAGCGGGGCGCGCTGGCCGATACGCCTGACAATCACGGTGGGATGAAAATTGCAGGCGTTACGTTGCTGGCTATGGCCTCGGATGATTACAGCGACCCTGTGGTGGCGCAACAGAGTAAGCAGTTGATGCGCATGCTGCTGGGTCACCATTTGGGTGGGAAGCAGTTGCATACGCGGGAATTAATTAAGGATTTGCAAAAATTATGATCAAATTAGGACTGAATATCGATCACGTTGCTACCTTGCGTCAGGCAAGAGGGGCGCGCTATCCGAATCTGGTGCGTGCAGCGCTGATTTGCGAGGAAGCGGGCGCGGATGCGATTACCATTCATCTGCGCGAAGACCGCCGTCACATTCAGGATGCGGATGTTGAGGTATTGCGCGGCATGCTGCAAACCCGCATGAATCTCGAATGCGCCGTGACGGAGGAAATGATCGCTAATGCCCTGCGCATTAAGCCGCACGATCTGTGTCTGGTGCCGGAACGTCGCGAGGAGCTGACGACCGAAGGCGGTTTAAATGTGCTGCGCTATTTCGACGCGGTAAAGTCAGCCTGTGAGCGCTGTGCCGATGCCGGTATCCGTGTGTCGTTGTTCATCGATGCGGATAACGCGCAGATCGACGCGGCGGTGCGTGCTGGCGCTCCAGTGATTGAATTGCATACCGGAAAATACGCCGATGCGGACAGTGTGCCGGCGCGGGCGTATGAACTTGAACGCATCCGTGCTGCGGTTGAATATGCCCATGGTCAAGGGCTGCAGGTCAATGCCGGCCACGGCTTGCATTACCACAATGTGCAGGCCATCGCGGCCATTCCCAATATCGTTGAGCTCAATATCGGTCATGCGATTATCGCCGAATCCGTGTTTATCGGCCTGGATGCCGCAGTGCGGAAAATGAAGGATTTAATCAGGCCGTTATGATTTTTGGTATCGGAACGGACATAGTCGAATACGACCGTATCGCTGCGATGTGGCAGCGGCACGGCGAGCGACTGGCGCAGCGTTTGCTCAGCGAGGCTGAAATGCCGGCGTTTCATGCGCATGCGCATCCCGCCCGATTTTTGGCCAAACGATTTGCAGCCAAAGAAGCCTTTGCTAAGGCTGCGGGCAGCGGGTTGCGGCATCCGGTGAGCTTGAGCCGCATCTCGGTGACGCACGACGGAATGGGCAAGCCGGTGCTGCAATTCGATGCGCTGCTGCGTGCTTATCTCGCGCAATTGGGCATTTGTGCCCATCATCTGTCCATCAGCGATGAGCGCAACACCATCGTCGCCTTTGTTGTGCTGGAAACTATTTAAATATTGGAGTCGTCATGGGTTTAGGGCCGGTAATGCTGGATGTGTTGGGTACGCAACTGACGGATGACGATAGAGTCCGCCTGTTGCATCCTCTGGTCGGCGGGGTGATTTTGTTCAAGCGCAATTATGAGTCGCCTGCGCAACTGATTGAGTTAACCTCATCGATACGCGCGCTGCGCTCAACACCTTTGTTAATTGCGGTGGATCATGAAGGCGGGCGGGTGCAGCGTTTCAGGGAAGGGTTTACCCGCATACCGGCGATGCGCGAGCTGGGCCGGATTTGGGACCGGCATCCGCAGCGCGCGCGCCATCTGGCGCAACAGGCAGGCTTTGTGATGTCGTCCGAATTGCGCGGCTGTGGGGTTGATTTCAGTTTTACGCCGGTGCTGGACGTAGATTATGAACAAAGCGGCGTCATCGGCGATCGCGCGTTTCACAGTGATCCACAGGCGATTGCTGAATTGGCGCATCACTTGCTGCTGGGGCTCAAACAAGGCGGAATGCACACCGTCGGTAAACATTTTCCGGGACACGGGTTCGTGGCGGCCGACTCGCATCTGGCCATTCCAGTCGATGAGCGTGAGTTTGTCGATATCGAACTGTGTGATCTTGTGCCTTTCAGGCAAATGATCAATTTCGGTCTGACCGCAGTGATGCCGGCCCATGTCATCTATCCTAAAGTCGATGCACGTCCCGCGGGATTTTCGCCTGTCTGGCTAAAGGAAATTTTACGCGGACAGCTGGGGTTTGAGGGCTGCATTTTCAGCGATGATTTGTCGATGGAAGGCGCAACGGTTGCAGGCGGTATCGTGCAGCGCGCGTCGGCGGCTTTAAATGCAGGCTGCGATATGGTGGTGGTATGCAATAAGCCAGAATCAGCCGATGAGCTGCTAGCCGGCTTGCATTGGGATATGCCGGCTGTCAGTCGTGCTCGCATCACCCATATGCGCGGCGGTCACCATCCTGCGCCGATGGCCGGACTGCACGAGCATCCCGAGTTCTTAAAAGCGTTGCAGGAAGTCGCCAGCATCGGGGTCAGTTCCCCCGAATTGCCATTGGCATAGCTTTTTACCATGGTGCTTGAGATAATGAGCGCCCGAAATTCGTCATAGCATTCAGGTATAGATAACATGAGTGAATTACAAGCAGCGTTGCTGGCAATCGGTGTGGGTGTCGTGGTCGCGGTGTATCTGTTTGGCTGGTGGAAACAGCGCCAGTACAACCGCAAATTCGGGGCGGCTTTCCGGCAAAGTCACGACGATGCGCTGTATCAGACTAATGCCCCTCAACCGACACCCGAGGCACTGGATGAACTCGTTATGATCAACGACGATGCGATTCCTGACGAAGCCGTCGCACCCGTCGCGGTTGAGTTGCCCCCTGAGGTCACGCCAAAGCTGAATGAACCTTGTCCCCTGCTCGACGGGCGCAGTGATTTTATTATTAGTTTGCGACCCGCCGAACCTTCGTTTGCGGCGATTCTGGACGGGCTGTGGCAAAGAAAATTTGATTTTCGTAAGCCGCTGCAGGTCGTCGGGTTGAGTGCGCGTACGGGGCAGTGGGAGCGCGTCATCGCTGAGAGTCCGATGCTGTATGTGCAGTTCAATATCGCGCTGCAACTGGTAGACCGGAGCGGGGTCATCAGCGTCGCTAAACTGGGCGATTTTCGTGATCTGGTGTTGGGTATTGCAAAGTCCATCGGAGCAGATACGACCGTGCCGGATATACTGGAGACGCATTGCGCCGCGCAGGGTTTGGATGCGCTGTGTGCCGAACTTGATCAGATGGTCGGCATTAATCTGTTGCCGCCGGGCGAGCGCTTGCTCAATGGCGAAAAAATTGCCGATGCGGTCGCACTGCATGGCATGACGCTTGAATCGGATGGCGCTTTCCATTTGTCGAACAGTTCGGGAAATAGTCAGCTCACACTGATTAACAAGGATACTAAACCCTTCCAGCACCATAGTCTGGCGCAGTTCACCACGGGCGGGATTACGCTGATGCTGGATGTGCCTCGGGTGGAAAATCCTGCCGCAAGCTTTGATTTAATGGTGCAGATCGCCCGCGATCTGGCGCGCGATTTGCAAGTCAATCTGGTTGACGATCACCGCGTGCAGTTGACCGATGCGGGATTGGCCAAGATACGCGCTCAGATCGTCGAGGTTGAAACGAAAATGTGCGATAACAACCTGACTCCTGGCAGCACTCAGGCGCTCCGGTTATTTTCCTGATGGTGTCAGCGGTTGTACAGCAACGCATTAAGGCGTTGCGCAGCGAAATCGAAGCGCATAATTATCAGTATTACGTGCTGGATGCCCCTACGGTACCCGATGCCGGTTACGACACGTTGTTTCGTGAACTGCAACGGCTTGAAGCACAACACCCCGAGTTTTTAACGTCAGATTCGCCCACCCAGCGGGTGGGCGCCGCGCCGCTTAAATATTTTGCCGAGGTGCCGCATCGCACGCCGATGCTCTCGCTTAACAATGCCTTTAGCGCCGATGAGGTCATTGCTTTCGATGCGCGCGTTCGCGATGCGCTGGGTATTGACGAGGTGGAATACGCGGTCGAACTGAAATTTGACGGGCTGGCCATTAATCTCAGTTATCGCAACGGCATTTTTGTACAGGGGGCGACCCGCGGCGACGGCAGCACCGGCGAGGACGTCACGGAAAATTTGCGTACGGTGCGCAGCATTCCTCTGCGACTTAAAGAGGCGAATGGCGAGGTGTTGTGCGCTGACGTCGAGGTGCGCGGTGAAGTGTTGATGTTTACCCGCGATTTCGATTTGTTGAATGAACAGCAGCGTTTGAACGGCGAAAAAGAATTTGTTAATCCGCGCAATGCAGCAGCCGGCTCTTTGCGTCAGCTCGATTCTGCCGTCACAGCGACCCGTCATCTGAGTTTTTATGCCTACGGTGTTGGATTGTGCGATGGCGTTAATTTGTCTGGTAAGCATGATTTGCAAATGGCGCAGCTGGCCGATTGGGGTGTGCCGGTTGCTACGCAGCGCAGCACAGTACAAGGCGTCGCCGGTTTGCTTGACTATTACAAAGAAATGGGCGCGTTGCGCGCCGCGCTGCCGTTTGCCATCGACGGGGTGGTGTACAAGGTTAACGACATTGCGCAACAGCAGATGTTGGGGTTTGTCTCGCGTGCACCGCGTTTTGCCATCGCGCATAAATTTCCCGCTGAAGAGGCGATGACGACGCTGCTGGATATCGATGTGCAGGTAGGCCGTACCGGTGCGCTGACGCCTGTTGCCAGGCTTACGCCGGTCTTTGTGGGCGGTGTGACGGTGACCAATGCGACGCTGCACAACGAGGACGAGATACGCCGTAAGGATGTGCGTATCGGCGATACGGTCATCGTGCGCCGTGCAGGCGATGTAATTCCTGAAGTTGCGCGCGTGGTGTTAGAACGCCGCCCATCCGATGCCCGGGTGTTTTCGATGCCGCAGGCTTGCCCTGTGTGCGGCTCTCATGTCGTGCGTGAAGAAGATGCTGCGGCATGGCGGTGCACGGGCGGTTTGTTTTGTCCCGCACAGCGCAAACAGGCGTTGCTGCATTTCGCAGGACGCCGCGCGATGAATATCGACGGGCTGGGTGACAAGCTGGTTGAGCAGTTGGTGGATGCGCAACAGGTCAGCACGCCGGCGGATCTGTACAAATTGGGCATGTCCGGCCTTGTTTCGCTAGAGCGTATGGGGGAGAAATCGGCGCTTAATTTGCTTGATGCCATTGAGGCCAGCCGTAAGACTACGCTTGCCCGCTTCCTCTTCGCGTTAGGGATACGCAATGTCGGTGAAACAACGGCCCGGGATCTCGCGCAACATTTTGGTGCCTTGGATGCGATAATGCAGGCGGATGCCGAACGACTCCAGCAGGTGCGCGATGTGGGGCCGGTGGTTGCACAAAGCATGGTTGATTTTTTCGCCGAGGCTCATAATTTGGCTGTGATAGCACAACTGCGCGAGGCGGGTGTGCATTGGGATGAGCATAGTCCAGCGCCGCAGGAAGACCGGATTTATACCGGAAAAACCTTTGTACTCACGGGTACGCTCGCGAGTTTGTCCCGTCAGCAGGCAAAAGAGCGCCTCGAAGCCTTAGGGGCTAAGGTCAGCGGCAGTGTATCGAAAAAAACAGATTTTGTTGTGGCAGGTTCAGATAGCGGCAGTAAGCTCGAACGTGCGATGGAATTGGGCGTTGCAGTGCTCAGTGAAAGTGAATTTTTATTATTGATCGAGGGGGAATAATGACAAGACCGTTAAAAATCATCCGCAAGGCGGTTTTTCCCGTGGCAGGTATGGGGACGAGATTTTTGCCGGCGACCAAGGCCAGCCCCAAGGAAATGATGGCGATTGTGGATAAGCCACTGATTCAATATGCCGTTGAAGAGGCGGTTGCCGCGGGTGTGACGGACATGATATTTGTGACCGGGCGCAGTAAGCGTTCGATCGAGGATCATTTTGATACCGCTTATGAATTAGAAGCGGAGCTGGAGAAAAAGGGCAAGCTCGAACTGCTGCGCCTGACGCGGGAAGTGATTCCCGAAGGCGTTAATTGTATTTACATCCGTCAGTCAGAGCCTCTGGGGTTGGGGCACGCCGTGCTCTGCGCGCAACCGGTCATCAAGAACGAGCCGTTTGTGGTGATTCTGGCGGACGACTTTATGGTCAGCGATGTCTCCGTAACGCGTCAAATGGTCGATGTGTTTGATCGCCACCACAGCTCGGTACTGGGTGTGCAGGATGTGCCGCGTGAATTGACGCGCCAGTACGGTATTGTCAGCAGCGCACGTGTGAATCATGAACTCGAACAAGTGACAGGGATCGTCGAAAAACCGCGCCCTGAGGATGCGCCGACGACCTTGGCGGTGGTGGGGCGCTATGTGCTCACGCCGCGTATTTTTCATCACTTGCACAGAGTTGGCAAAGGAACGGGGGGCGAAATTCAGCTGACCGATGGTATCGCCGCGCTAATAGAGGAGGAACGTGTTCTGGCCTACCGTTATAAGGGTACGCGTTACGATTGTGGCTCGAAAATTGGATTTTTGCAGGCGACTGTCGCGATGGGACTCGAACATCCGGAAGTAAAAGCAGAATTTGCCGAGTATCTGAAAAATCTGAAAGTACCCTGAATGATGCTTGATTTGCGTGCCCGTGAAATTTTGCAGCAGGCTCAGCTGCTGTGTCCGGAAGCGCAAGTGCAAGCTGCACTGCACAAGGTCGCGCAGGAAATCAATGCGGTGCTGGCAGGGCATTTTCCGCTGGTGTTGTCGGTGATGGGGGGGGCGGTCGTATTTTCCGGACAGTTATTGCCGCTGCTGAATTTTCCGCTTGATTTTGATTATGTTCACGTGTCCCGATACGGGGATGCGCGGACCGGTGGCGCGATGCACTGGAAGGTGGCACCGCATGAGTCGGTGAAGGGGCGTGTCGTCTTGCTGGTAGACGATATTCTGGATGAGGGGCATACTCTGGCCGCCTTGAAAGAACGCGTCATGGCGCTGGGGGCTAAGGCCTGTTATAGCGCGGTGTTCGCCGATAAGCAACACGGCAGACCTAAACCCGTCGCGGCTGACTTTGTAGGACTTGTGCTACCAGATCGCTTTGTATTCGGTTATGGCATGGACATTGAAGGGCTGTGGCGAAATTTGCCTGCAGTGTATGCGGTCAGGAATGAGATCCTGAATCCTAAATCCTAAAGGGTGTTTATATGTTGGCAATCATAGGTGGTCGCGGCTTGACGGAACTGGCCAATCTGAAAATCACCCACCGGCAGGTGATGCGCACGCCGTTTGGCGAGCCGTCTTGTGCCTTTTTGTTCGGTACGCTCAATGAACATGAGGTGATTTTTCTCGCGCGTCACGGTTACGGTTATACCATCCCGCCGCATCTGGTGAATTACCGCGCTAACCTGTGGGCATTGCGCGAACAGGGGGTGAATGAAGTGATTTCGGTGACGACCGTTGGCGGTATTCGCGGCGATCTGACTCCCGGATTGCTGGTAGTGCCGGATCAGGTGATCGATTACACGCATGGACGCGATTGCACGTTTTTCAACTCCCGTAACACCAGTTACAAGAACATCGATTTTACCCAACCCTATGATGCGGTGATGCGTGCACGCATTTTGCACAGTGCACGGCAGGTTCAACAACCTTGTCTGGATGGCGGTACCTATGCCGCGACGCAGGGGCCGCGTCTGGATAGTGTTGCTGAGGTGAATCGCTATGAGCGCGATGGTGCCGATATGGTCGGGATGACCGGCATGCCAGAGGCTGCGCTGGCAAGGGAGCTTGATATGGCCTATGCCTCGATTGCGGTGGTCGTCAATTATGCGGCAGGGCGGGGCGACAGTCAGTTCGCGATTAATATGGAGTCGGTTAATGCGACGGCCCGGAGTGCAATGGTGCGGGTGCGCACAATTTTGGAACGCGTTTGTACGGATGAGGGGTGTTATGGCGATTAAGCCTGTATTACGCATGGGTGATGCGCGTTTGCTGGAAGTTGCAAAGCCGGTGACAGATTTTTCTGCACTACAGGATGTGTTAAACGACATGCAAGATACCATGCATGCCTTGAACGGGGCGGGACTTGCCGCGCCACAGATCGGGGTGGGATTACGTGTGGTTATTTTCGGTGTTGAGGAAAATTCACGTTATCCGGATGCGGAATCGGTACCCTATACTGTGTTGATTAACCCCGTTGTGACGCCGATCGATGACCTGATGGAAGATGACTGGGAAGGCTGTTTGAGTGTACCCGGGCTCAGAGGTCGTGTTGCCCGCTACCACGCGATTCGTTATCAGGGCGTTGATGCGAAGGGCGCTCCGATAGACCGCAGCGTCAGCGGTTTTCACGCACGGGTGGTTCAACACGAATGCGATCATCTCGATGGCGTTTTATATCCGATGCGCATGACTGACCTGCGCCACTTTGGCTATAAGGATGTGTTGTTCCCCGACTCTTTGCAGCAGGACGAATAGTATGGTGGCACATCAGCAATCCCGTGTGATTCACAATCTTTTGATTGCACTGCTTTTATTGGTCGCGGTGTTTGTGATCGGTACGGTCGGTTATCATATTCTGGGTGGCTGGCAGCACTCCTGGGTGGATTGCTTTTATATGACCTTTATCACGATCTCAACCATCGGTTTCGGTGAGATTGTCGATGTGTCTCAATACCACTACGGACGGCTGTTTACCGTAGTGATCGGCATGTCAGGTATCGGTGTGTTGGGTTACGTGCTGTCTACTTTTACGGCCTTTATGCTCGAAAGTGATATTAATATTGCCTGGCGGAGAAAGAAGATGCAAAAAAAAATCGCACAATTGAAGAATCACTATATCGTCTGCGGTGTAGGTCTTGTGGGGCGGAATGTCGCGCATGAGCTTGAGCTGACCGGCAGGCCTTTTGTCGTGATTGAAAGTGACATGAAAGTGATCCAGCGTTATCTGGATACGCACCCGGAACAACTCTATTTGCAAGGAGATGCGACCGACAACGATGTGCTGCTCGAGGCTGGCGTGATGGATGCCAAAGGCGTATTTGCCGTGGCGCACGATGATAGCGCGAATCTGGTGATCAGTTTGAGCGCTAAACAGCTCAACCCCGGTTTGCGCGTCGTGGCGCGCTGCCACGACATGAAAAATGCGGAAAAGACCCGCAGGGTAGGCGCTGATGAAGTTATCTCACCGGATTACAGCGGCGGACTGAGCCTCGTCTCTGCGATGGTACGACCCAATGTGATGAATTTTCTGGACGATATGTTCAAATCGGATAGTAAGTTACGCATGGAGGAGATACTGATTCCTGAGAATCTGGCAAATCAGACTCTGCATGTTTTGTATCATGAAAATAAGGATTGCATGGTGCTGGCCATTCAGCGTAACGGCGTCTGGCAGTACAATCCTACATCGAGTTACCATCTGCAACAGGGGGATGTGTTGATGGTGATGACCACGCCGCAAGGCCGCACGCGGCTTGAGCAATTGATTCGGGGCGATTTTTCCATATAGCCGCGAAATTTCTGCAAGTTCTGAATGATTTTTTAGGCGTGTCAGTCGTAATCGACGTCTTGCTCCAGACCCGCATGATAGTTTTGAATTTCGGTGACCATTGTTTTGATTCGGGTTTTCGACAGAATTTTTTTGACTAGGGTATCGCGATACTCGTTCATGCGCGCAGACAGCCAGGGTTGATGCGCTACCGGAATTTGTTCCAAAAATTTCTCCCAGTTGGCATTTACATCAGGCATTGATTTTCGGGCGCGCTGGATCAGGTTTTCGATCTCTTTTTGTCCGGTGCGCGCGACTATCCGGCCATCCCCTGCGATGGCAAAAATGACCGAAATGGAGATCACGGCGTTGGCATCGAGCTCCTGGTCTTTGACCGGGCCTGCGAAATGATTTTTACGCAGCCATTTTGCGCAATCGATAATGCTTTGGTTCTCGCTTCTTACCTGTAGCTCACGGCGATAGTCTTCATCGCCCCTCCAGTGGCTATTGGGCTCTGCGCGGCACAGTTCCGAGAACAGTGCCTTGATGTTGCGCTGCTGGATATACGGATCGTTGTCAAAATCAGTGACCATGGTCTGCGAGGGCATCAGCGCCAGCGTTTTGATATGCCGGAATCCCGCCTGAAACACCTGTTCTGCACCCTGCTCCAGCAGGAAATTCAGTTCCGATTCCGCATTGTGTGGAATCTCCGCCTGACTGAGCCCCAGCGAAATACAGCCCATCGTTAAATATAAGGCCTCCTGCAGTCCTTCCGCCGTACGTTCATTGGTGAATTTTTTAGCGACCAGTACCGTGATGCCGGATAAATCCTCGATAAGTGCATCGGCTTGTGCGTCGGAACGTATCCGCTGCGCTAAGGTTACTAAGGCCGCCAGTAAATTCGGCTGGCGTTTGGTGAAGCTTGCGAGTTTCATCAGCGTTGCATCCGCTTATGCAAAAATATCTTCGCCCATGCTCGGACGGTTGCGTTGTTTTCCTGTAACGGGAACTTGTTTGCGCAGGCGGATCAGCAGGGCTTGTGTGCTGCGCGGTGTTGCATATTCGTAGCCATATCCGTAGCCGTAGGGGTCATCACCTTCGTCAGGTTGTACGTGTAACTGGTTTTCACCGGGCTGCCAGTCGGGGAAGAGTTCAAAGAGTACGCGATCCCAGGCATCGGTATCGCTTCTGGCGATGGCCTGCGCGAGCGGAATGATGTCGTGATCCGAGGTGGTTTGTCCGGCCATATGCGGGCCGCGTGCTTCGATATCGTTGGCAAGTTCGATGATGTCATCGATGGCGGTCGAGAGCAGGGTGGCAAAGGCCGTGGTCCCCCAATCAGTTGAGAGTGCTTCATGGATCAGTGCGGTGCGGCGATCCAGATCGTCGCTTGCGAACAGGACGCCGTGAATATGCGCGAACAGCGATTCCGCCAGCATTTCGGGTTCATCTTCGATCTGCTCTATATTCCATACCGCCGGGAAATAGGCCAGACTCTGAGCCCAGGCTTTGGGCGAAATCAGCAAGGTGGCCAGCGACAACTTTCCGCCATCGAAGGCTGCGAGGTGCATCGATGCAACTTCGGGTGCCATGGCTTC
Above is a window of Gallionella capsiferriformans ES-2 DNA encoding:
- a CDS encoding potassium channel family protein — its product is MIHNLLIALLLLVAVFVIGTVGYHILGGWQHSWVDCFYMTFITISTIGFGEIVDVSQYHYGRLFTVVIGMSGIGVLGYVLSTFTAFMLESDINIAWRRKKMQKKIAQLKNHYIVCGVGLVGRNVAHELELTGRPFVVIESDMKVIQRYLDTHPEQLYLQGDATDNDVLLEAGVMDAKGVFAVAHDDSANLVISLSAKQLNPGLRVVARCHDMKNAEKTRRVGADEVISPDYSGGLSLVSAMVRPNVMNFLDDMFKSDSKLRMEEILIPENLANQTLHVLYHENKDCMVLAIQRNGVWQYNPTSSYHLQQGDVLMVMTTPQGRTRLEQLIRGDFSI
- the def gene encoding peptide deformylase; the protein is MAIKPVLRMGDARLLEVAKPVTDFSALQDVLNDMQDTMHALNGAGLAAPQIGVGLRVVIFGVEENSRYPDAESVPYTVLINPVVTPIDDLMEDDWEGCLSVPGLRGRVARYHAIRYQGVDAKGAPIDRSVSGFHARVVQHECDHLDGVLYPMRMTDLRHFGYKDVLFPDSLQQDE